The genome window CATCGAATCCTGTTGTAATATTTTGCCAGAAGTATAGGTGCATGTATTCTTATTATACTATtggaaaatcaatagtttCCGATACTCTCGCTATGTATTTGTTCAGCCTCTGTCCTCCAAAGTACAAAACCCCCATTTCTCCGCGCAAATGATGCATTGTCCGCAAACACGGCGGCTGCAACTCTGCGTACATTTCGCAActctcatttaattttgtttccaCAGAAAATGCCAATTAATCCGgggttttttaattgtttcaagctcaaattttggttaaaaCTGTTATTTTATCTTTCAGGTTACAAAATGGACTACGACGTCATCGCCAATCAGCCTGTGGTCATCGACAATGGCTCCGGAGTCATTAAGGCTGGTTTCGCCGGAGAACAGCAGCCAAAGGTAGGCAATAACGAATCAAaacttgagatttttgaattttgaattttaaatcatcttttaattcattttttacaggTTCGCTTCGCCAACTTCGTCGGACGACCGAAATATCACAGAGTAATGGCCGGAGGGCTCGACGGAGACATTTTCATCGGACCAAAGGCCGAATCAAACCGCGGGTTGTTCTCAATCGAATACCCAATGGAACACGGAATCGTCAATAACTGGAGCgatatggaaaaaatttgggagTACATTTTCGGACAGGATCAGCTGAAAATCTTCCCAGAAGAGCATCCAGTTCTGCTCACCGACGCCCCATTGAATCCGTTGAAGAACCGCGAGCGATCTGCTGAGATCTTCTTCGAAACGTTCAATGTTCCAGCGTTATATATTCAAATGCAAGCTGTGCTATCGCTGTACGCCACCGGAAGAACGACCGGAGTCGTTTTGGATTCAGGAGACGGAGTCACACATGCTGTTCCGATTGTTAAGGGATTTGCAATGAAGCATGCGTCAGTAAACTctgggaaattgctttaaaacacgcctatgtggtcacaatgaccgaatatcatgataaaaaaattcaaaaaaattttctagattttatatgattttttttttttgaaagttgcgAAAATcccagttttcccctaattccggtttgaatttccgccataTGAATTCGTTCgctggagcgcacttgcatttcattttattttttctcattatttcactggtttttcttcattctttgtgtatttttatcggaataagagagaaaaattcaagataaattgcaaattatttatttaaaaatcactgaaaatgcgtaaaactgtaaaattatgaGTTCCGGCGATAGCAAACCTGAAATTAGCTTAGTTCACAGTTTCAcccattttcagtgatttttaaataaataatttgcaatttatcttgaatttttctctctttttccgataaaaatacacaaagaatgaagaaaatcagtgaagtaatgagaaaaaatgaaataaaaatttaaattaataaaaataatgcaagtgcgctccagcgaacgaattcaattggcggaaattcaaataggaattaggggggaaaactgatatttttgcaattttcaaaaaatcatataaaatcaggaaaatttttttgaattttttaatcatgatattcggtcattgtgaccacataggcgtgttttaaagcaatttctccATTGGGcgcactccacctttaaaaaaagcatttaattctaaaatttccttttttcagaattcaacgAATGGATTTGGCGGGTCGCGATGTCACCGAATACCTCCGAGTCCTTCTGCGCAGAGAAGGATACGAGTTCCACAGGAGCAATGAGTTCGAAATTGTCCGAGAGATGAAGGAGAACGCGTGCTATTTGGCGTTGGATCCGACGAAAGTGGAGAATAATTCAGTGAAagtagtgattttttttgcagtgaaaatgagctgaaaatcgCATTCTTTCAGTCATCCTACGCTCTGCCAGACACCACGAAAATCGAAATCTCCAACTCATTGTTCCGTGCGCCGGAAGTGCTCTTCAAGCCGGATTTGATCGGAACCGAGTGGCCTGGAATGGCACATGTTGTCAATCAATCAATTATGGTAGGCTCACAGCCTGCTCGGacgaaaaatcactttttcagacatttttgcttaatttttggtggaatttcgttggaaaatattaattggCACATAATATTGCTATTTTAAGTGcacatttttcatcttttagactttttaacttgatttttcgttttggaaatgttttagCTCTTAAAGTagaacaaaaatcgaaatttctacAAGATTACCAtataaatatcaattttctgttgaattttacccaaaaaatgcgaaatttctttaaaacgaGCCTAGCCAagtgattttatcgatttttatcttattttccaccgatttttcacgttttcagtgtatttttacaggaagtttgaagaaaagtcaagaaaaatgcgaattATCGATTAAAACTCAACATTGAAGGTTTACGCCTTCAACgctgatttttaattgatatttcgcatttttcttaacttttccttcgaatttccagtaaaaaaatactgaaaacatgaaaaatcggtagaaaattaaaaaaaaaaatcgataaaaccaCTTGGCGCGaggtttaaattttttaaagctatttttcaatttttaaaaatcatataaaatttagaatttttttttctatgataTTTAGCCACTGTGATATcagaggaatttttttaaataaattttcagttaaattttagccaaaaaatgcggaatttctaaaaaaaaaaaacacccaTCAGCTCAAActaaatatttccagaaatgtGACGTGGATCTTCGACAAACTCTGTACAGCAACATCGTGCTGAGCGGTGGAACGACGTTGTTCAAAGGATTCGGCGATCGTTTGCTGGgagaaatgcgaaaaatcgcGCCCGCTGacggaaaaattcgaatttccgcgTCGCAGGAACGAAATTCGCTCACATGGATCGGCGGTTCGATTGTCGCCAGTTTGGACACTTTCCGAAAAATGTGGCTCGGAAAGAAGGAGTACGAAGATATGGGAGCGTCGGCGATGCACAAGAGATTCTtctaaatattgaattttttcccttttttgctcacttttcatcgtaatttatttgttttttttgcatattttcccCCTTTTTCTCCCTAATTTGTTCCATTTGGCGCTGgctcaaaaattcttcaaaattttctcaaaaataggcgaccttcttcaaaaaatgttatatagCCCGATTCTCTGGACATAATTATTCAATTTACCCCCTCCTCCCCCAGTTCCGTGTCCCACTATCTGCTTTATGCCtgtttcaattattattttttatatctaAACGATtcgatttttatggaattcTTCAATGCAATTTATTACAGGTTCCCGGCAGCTCAATGGAGCCGCTGCGTCAGGCGGAAACTGTGCAATTTTAAGACAtgaggaaaatatttttaaaaaaaactttacggaaattttccgaattgccgatttgccggaaatttcaattccggaaaatttgccggaaatttgccgatttgccggaagtttcagttccgcaaatttgccggaaattttcaattctggaaatttgtcgatttgccgaaaatttcaattctggaagtttgccgatttgccggaaatttcaattctgcaaatttgccgatttgccggaaaatttcaattctgcaaatttgccgatttgccggaaatttcaattctgcaaatttgccgatttgccggaaaatttcaattccggaaattcgccgatttgccggaaagttcaattctggaagtttgccgatttgccggaaatttcaattctgccaatttgccggtaatttcaattctggaattttgccaatttgccgatttgccgaaaatttcaattctggaaatttgccgattcgccggaaatttcaattctgcaaatttgccgatttgccggaaaatttcaattctgcaaatttgccgatttgccggaaatttcaattctgccaattcgccggaaatttcaattcaggaaatttgccgatttgccggaaaatttaaattccggaaattcgccgatttgccggaaagttcaattctggaagtttgccgatttgccggaaatttcaattctgccaatttgccggtaatttcaattctcgaaatttgccgatttgccggaaatttcaattctgccaatttgccggaaatttcaattatggaaatttgccggaaatttgccgatttgccgatagCTAACggaatcttcattttttgaattacacaTATTCCTCCAATTGAGTAAATATAAAagtcagatttttcaaaaaactacaacctataactacaaaaaagtcacacacacacacacctcTTCTAGTTCCCTGTGATTTTGGTCTCTACGCTCTGAAATGGAGATGAGGTCATTTTTGGAGATGAAGAGATGATAGCAATAAGATGCTATTTACTTCATTTCGAAACTggtttttcaccaatttttttttattctgcaaaaaaatatcattttccgtttttttgatagaattgAATCCCATTGGACTTCCGATAGACCGGCCGCgatgaaaatttctttgatttttattgctttCATTGCGATTTGTTCCAGCACAACTGTCTATAAAGTTAGGAAGGTGATTCGGAGGTGAGATGgattaataattgaaaaaataatcaagtgAGTCTCAAATTAAGTTTATTCTCTGTATTACcgggaacaataaatcatgagaatgcgtacgtGGAGCATTctatttgacgcgcgatatctcttaccgaaaactacagtaagaactTAAATAGCAATAGTTATTTGagttcttactgtagttttcgctaagagatatcgcgcgtcaaataaaatgctccacgtacgcattctcatgatttattgttcccgtaataattctacaaaattggTCGGTTGCACCATGTTATTCcaacatattttcatttttcaaaatttttgtttcaggccatttttgagcattttcacaaacatttcaactaaaataaatgttattttcaaataaatcaagtgattttctattttttgacaCTAATTCTCAAAGAAAATGTTGGAACAACATGGTGCAATAGTCTATTTTGTACAATTGTTGTTCTCAACTAAAACTTTCAAGTAGGCACAAAactgcctacctgccttcaAAGTATTTTATGCCTGCCAAGTGCCTACCGACAATGttaatgttgaaaatatgCACAcgtaattcttcaaaaatggtCGATTGCACCATGTTCTTCcaacatattttcatttttcaaaatttttctttcaggtcatttttgaagattttctgaaaaatttcagttgaaattaatgttattttcaaataaatctagcgattttctattttttaacactaattttaattgaaaaatgtcggaaaaacatggtgcaatagACCGTTTTGTAAGACTACAATTGTTGCTTTCAACTACAATTTTCAAGCAGGCACAAaactgcctgcctgccttctAGGCAACGTGTACCTGCCTAGTGCCTACCGACAATGTTTATCTTGACCATATCAAACTCTGTCTACCTGTAAATCAGTACCATTCAAAATTCCATACACTCTAAAATCTTCCAATTCCAGAGCAGAAGCCCGCCACTCCGCCGCCGATGATGACCTGGACATGGCTGCTGCTGAGCTGGTGTTCAAAGAGCAAAGTTCACTGAATTCTGGGGCTGACAGAATTGAGGGACCTCCAAGAAAGCTCCCGTTCGGCACAGAGCATGCAGCTGAGAAGGCTTCTGAGCATGTAAGGCGCTTTAAAACCGCTATAAGATCCATAAAAATCACTATATTCCAGACTGGTGCTCCATCCGCTGAGCCAACCTTCTCAGACCTCCAAAAAACACAATTGGAAGACatcaaaaatgacgaaaatgcTCTAGCACTGAAAAGTAGTATGGTAGGCAAGGGAACTGAAGAGTCCGATGCTCCATTTGCTCATGGAGTTAATGATGGGGAGACCTCCAAGGTTCTGGCGTGGCAGAGGCGAGTAAGCCACCTAGGCCATGTATCTCTAATCCAAATAATTCCAGACCCCTAGCCTCGCACGGCCGCCAAGTCGCCTATGACTTCCACGTGAACCCCGAGTACCCTCAATTTGCTCCGAGAGCCCATGGCTTGGTAGGAATTCCGGATGGCTGGAATCTTGATAGAACGATCGATGAGGAGTTCAAGTCTGGTTTTCGCAATGTGAATTTCAGACGGCGTCGGCATTGATTTAAATTCCAGTTTTCTCCCCAATTACCTTTCAAATTCAAGGATTTTTTTGATACTCAAGtttataaaatgaataaaaatgtttatgaataaaatatttcacgACGAGGCCCGCAAAACATGTTGTTTTGATGCTCATGTTTCAAAACGTAAAGCTTCGAGCACGCCTTGTAGTTCatgtgcctgcctgcctgccagCCGCCTACTTCATGCATTTTTGTGTCTGTTTGATGTAGAATTACGCTGTCTTTAGGCAGGCATGCCTACGCGTCTCAAGAAAGCCTTaactcaaaattatttattactCTCTTAAAGCTCAAGAATCAAGTTCCATGTTCTTCATAGATCCCTTCATAGATTTTTTCGATGGAGTAAAATCCAGCTTGGAGACTCTAGGGCTTTTCAGGCTTTTCAAGCTCTTCAAATCCTCCTCCTGCAGTTGTTGAACCGGTAGCGGCGGGAACAGAACTTCCAGTGGTGGGGAACGAATTTTCTcggaattttcagactttttccCCGATTTCTTGCACTCAAACTTCTTTGCCAGATAGGCTACACGAAGGGCTCCTTGGCGAATCGAgctgaaaaatagtgaaaatctGAGAGGGATATTATAAAGTTTTGTGGGGTTTCTGCCATACTTTGGTGGTGGGGCTTGAGGAAGAGCCGGAGCATTTTGAGCATGAGCTTGGTGACTTTCGAGCAGGTTTTGGCGGAGGGAAATGACTGAAGCACGGGAGATGGTTGAGCGGAATGTTGGAGCAATGCAGGTGGACGAGCGGTTAGAGTTAATGTTCTGTTGCACCTAGAAACCTTAGTAACATGTCATCTGGTTACGCCCTCTGGACACGCCCATGACAccaagaagaagaaagaagagaagagCAAGGTAGTGTGGTGGTGATGATGGTTCCTGAGTGGTGATGGTGTGAGCTCTCATTCTATTCTATCTTTATTCTATCTTTTACATCTTAATCCTCATTACTCTTTATATTCTTTAACTTCCAATAATAAACTCATAAGTAACATAACCGCTACACCATGTTAGTAAAATATATAAAGAACTCATAAGAACCCTGTGGGTATAATAGTTCATTGAGCAGTTCTCCTCAGTTTGAGTTCGGTCGAGTGTGGCGTCAGGTTCAGATGGGGAGAGGTTGAGGTAGCCATGGGCagactgaaattgaaaatttcgtatTCACAGTTAATTTGGGATGTTGGTGATATCGGGCAAGTAGCGAGtagggtgggcggcaaacgattttttccggcaaatcggaaacttCCGGCATACCGGCAAGTCGGGATTTTGTCGgaatcaaaaactttcggcagaccggcaaaacggcaaattgctgaaattgtaatatccggcaaatcggaaaatcggaaaattgtcgaaattgaaaacttccggcagaccggcaaaacttaaaattgctggaattgaaatttcagtcaaatcggcaaattggcaaatagctgaaattgaaatttccgaaaaatcggcataatgctggaattgaaattttcggcaaatcagcaaagtggcaaattgcctgaatcaaaaacttccggcaaatcggctaaATGGCAagttgctgaaattgaaatttccgataaatcggcaaattgccggaattgaaatttccggcaaatttggcacaTCGGGAATTTGTCGGAATCAAAAACTTCCGTCagaccggcaaattgacaatttgtcgaaatcgaaaacttccggcagactggcaaaacggcaaattgctggtATTGAACTTTCAgtcaaattgacaaattgctggaattgaaatttccggcaaatcggcaaatcggcaatttgtcggaatcgaaaatttccgacagaccggcaaaacggcaaattgccggaattgaaatttcagtcggaaaattggcaaatcggcagattgtacgcatcctatgaatgctccttcattttgaaaaatgtcgcGAATCGGAGGAGGATAAACCTCTCCATTCTTGACGTATGCGTCATTGGAACAACAGTCAGTTAATGCAAGCAACACAAAGGACACTCACGTCAACCATTATCACGTGAACTCACATCCGATGCATGCAAGGAGAAAAGGACACAATCCACGACAGTCTACACGCCGTGACCGTTCCACGTCATTCTAAACAAATCACCCGGACACGTGTACCTCAACCGGACGGACGATTCAATCAGTTCTCACTAATGTTCTTGTTCTTACTTATGTGCTCGTTCCCTTACTTGTCTTGTTTATTGAGTCATTAATAAATGATGGTAGAGTCACCGTGTCCTGTTAGTCATTCTACAAAACCACTGAACCCACTACGAGACAAAAAGTAAGCAAGTTCTATGtgaatatctagaaaaaatgtgtaaaaaatttcaaaaatacacagttttaagtgtttccgtcttctaaaaatccctctagaaacttccggcaaatcgacgtTCGGTAAAcgggaaatcggcaaactggcaatttgccgatttgccaaatttatcGACAAAAtgattgccgcccaccccctGGCGGGTAACATTACCTTCAAACTAATTGCATCGTTGGTGTACTCGAAATCCGATCTATTGCTCACGAGGGTCTCATCGGTCTCttcatctgaaacaaaaatatatgtacaGTTTCAGATTCGCCTAAAAAATCACCTTTAGCTGTGTAAAGTGTCAGGTCGTTGTACAAAGTTTGATCGAACTGGCCACTTTCGTAGATAGTGGACAGAGttcttctggaattttttttttggaaaaatttgaaaactgaaaaaattgaaaatatatgaataaaaaaaaaaaaatatatgaataaaaaaaaaaaaaaaaagaataaacaaAATCTATTAAAATCAAGTACATCCAAACCGacaaatgctcaattttttggaataaatttttgaaagaagtgTGCTCAATACAGCTTTCCTTCATGCTCAGTGCTCAATACAACTTTCCTTCCGTCATTCGGTTTGATGGCCaatttattttgagaattcCGCATAAGAATGAAACATTCACCAGTTATAATCATTCTATTACCACGGGAATCTCactaaaaatatctaaaacaaattttccaaatatgtAGCTGTGAgtcaagaaaaaattgcattctattttatttttagttaacATTCattaaaaagtcaaatttttggaaaaaattattgaaaaaagtgctCAATACAGCTTTTCTTCCGTCGTTCCGTTTGATCGTCAATTCCATTTGAGAATCACGCATCAGGTTGATAATTGGTCTGCAAAAAGGAAATCATTGAAATCGGAATAAACAATGGGTCCGTAGAAACCGTAGGCAGTatatctaaaatatttttaaatcgaaacATTGGGCAGTAGCGGCGAAGAATATCAGAAAGCTTTACCGTTCCTCCAGTTCATTCTCATCAGTTGCTTCAATGGGTAGATCAAGGACTTGCTcgagtaaaatattttcatttgtgcGAATTTCAAAGGATTTCAAATTCCTATTAGATTCTGACAATAGCCAGCTTCGGAGGAATCTATTCAATTCAATAGAGGTTAGTTCGGATCCGTCAAGAAAGATTCGTGAGCAGTCCGCCTTCAGCAAACTATCCAGTGTGAACCATTCAGCATTGCAAACACACAACTCTTGCTGCTTAATTGCAATATCACATTGAAAACTGGGCATCACAATGAGATGAAGCTCGAGGTACTTGGTCACTACTGGAATTCTGTGCCAGATCGCTAGAAAGTCATCAGTCACTAATTCTTCTCCGACGATAGCGTAATCTTGGATGGTGTTTTGTCTGGATAAAAGCCAATCAATTATCAATTGATTTTGACTTTTGAATACAGAAATATCAAAGTAAAACGAAGTGATTGGAGTGTTAAATAGCTCAGTGATATAGTCGGTCTGAAACATGCAGCTAGCCAATACATCAGGCACAAATAGGTTCCAGGTGATCCCGTCTACATAGTTATCCTGATCTGTTTCCTCACTAGATTTTATCTCGATTTGCCACAGACCAACTTTTCTGTGGTTAATTTCAATGCAAGAGTCTTGAAATAAATCCACGCGAATTTCGAGTATATACCGTAGTTTTTGCGATGTAAAGGTTTTTACAAGACCTTTTGTTTTAGAATTGACTGTAGAGAAATTGTATCTGAactgattgtttttttgataCGATATTTCTTTGCAAAAACAACTTACATGTCTACTATCGGCATACATAACATAACTTCGTTGGCTGCGACCATTGGAAGCTTGAATAAAGGAAACGGCTTGTAAGGGGTTTCAGGTTTGGAGAGCATTTTCAGTAGAGACGAATAAAGAGAAATGAATAAGTGCTGGAGAAATTGTTTGTAGAAATCAATCGATACTCTTATGAATTTTGTTGTGTGGGAAAGTGGAGGTCAAAAGTGCTGCAAAACGGGACAGATGTAGTTGTAGTCTATCGTTTATAAGGAAACAGTACAGCTGTTGTTCAAGAGCTATGAGAGtgctttgtttaaaaaaagtgcgTTCTGACACGAGAGACGAATGACACAGAATCAAAGAAAATGCTGTTTCACTATTACGATGCTAGAATTATGCCACATGATTTCCTCGTCTGTGGTCAATAACCTAAATAGTCTACAAAAACGTATTGTGAAAACCGGgatatttgagattttttggcgATTTCCTCAAGAAGTTCGGATTCAGCGACTTTTTTTACTCATGTCCGGACAATTCCGCGCTCCCCACGTTGTCCGTCAGTTTCCTTGGTATATCAATTTATTTATCTATAATACAGGGTGACAATCAACTATAACACTCATTTgttgtcataaaaattttcagaatagagattatttcacaaaattttatcCGAATAACAAGCAAATATTGACAATCTAAATTATTATatcagaaatgttttaaattagaTTCTCTCTGACGAGAACGAACACTCAGATGcattgcaaaaattgtcaaatttgtcTCTAGTAACTTTTCAGGATTAAGTTCATCAGAATTATTGCGCCGTTCAGAAGAAAATATTTCGCGATATGACCCGTACTtggtgcgcctttaaattttacaattaaatGTTGTAAAATGTAACTACCATTAAAGTTGGcaatataaaatatttcgcGACGAGACCCACAAAGGAATGCGTCTTTagattttataataaaaccTGTTGTTTTGAtgctcgatgcaccatgtttcaaATCTAAAGGCTTCAAGGTTTTTTGATTTCGTGTCGGTTGCTTTTTTAGGCAGGCATGCCTACGCGTCTCAAGAAAGCCTTaactcaaaattatttattactCTCTTAAAGCTCAAGAATCAAGTTCCATGTTCTTCATAGATACCTTCATAGATTTCTTCGATGGAGTAAAATCCAGCTTGGAGAGTCTAGGGCTTTTCAGGCTTTTCAAGCTCTTCAAATCCTCCTCCTGCAGTTGTTGAACCGGTAGCGGCGGGAACAGAACTTCCAGTGGTGGGGATCGAATTTTCTCGGAATTTTCCGACTTCTTCCCAGATTTCTTGCACTCAAACTTTTTCGCCAGATAGGCTACACGAAGAGCTCCTTGACGAATCGAGCTGAAAAATAGTGAAGATCTGAGAGGGATATTATAAAGTTTTGTGGGGTTCTGCCATACTTTGGTGGTGGGGCTTGAGGAAGAGCCGGAGCATTTTGAGCATGAGCTTGGTGACTTTCGAGCAGGTTTTGGCGGAGGGAAATGACTGAAGCACGGGAGATGGTTGAGCGGATTGTTGGAGCAATGCAGGTGGACGAGCGGTTAGAGTTAATGTTCATTGAGCAGTTCTCCTCAGTTTGAGTTCGGTCGAGTGTGGCGTCAGGTTCAGATGGGGAGAGGTTGAGGTAGCCATGGGCagactgaaattgaaaatttcgtatTCACAGTTAATTTGGGATGTGGGTGATATCGGGCAAGTAGCGAGTagagtgggcggcaaacgattttttccgggaaatcggcaaatcgacaatttgccgaaatcgAAAACTTTCGGCATACCGGcgaaacggcaaattgccgaaattgtaatatccgacaaatcggcaaatcggaaaattgtcgaaattgaaaacttccggcagaccggcaaaacttaaaattgttgaaattgaaatttcagtcaaatcgGCTAAATGGCAagttgctgaaattgaaatttccgaaaaatcggcaaactggcaaattgctggaattaaaatttccggcaaattgaaaaattgctggaattgaaatttccggcaaattggcaaattgacaatttgtcgaaatcaaaaacttccggcaGACTGGCAAaacggtaaattgccggaatcgaacaCTTCGGCAgaccggcaaaacggcaaattgccggaatcgaaagcTTCCAGCAGACCGGCAAAAcagcaaattgctggaattgaaatttccggcaatttggcaaatagctgaaattgaaatttccgaaaaatcggcataatgctggaattgaaatttccgacaaatcggcaaaatggtAAATTGCTGgagttgaaatttccggcaaattggcaaatcggcaatttgtcggaatcgaaaatttttcggaatcgAAAAtgccaaatcggcaaaattgtacgcatcctatgcaTGTTCCTACATTGCATGTTCCTGCAGAgtgatgttcggcaaacgggaaatcggaaatttgccgaaaattaaaatttccggcaaattggcaaaccggcaatttgctaatttgccgaacttgtccacaaaaaaaattctggcgGATAACATCAGGCGAGAGCGGGCGCGGTACAAGTCGCCCTTCTAATTGCGATAACCTTCAAACTAATTGCATCGTTGGTGTACTCGAAATCCGATCTATTGCTCACAAGGGTCTCATCGGTCTCTTCATCTGAGACCAAAATATATGTACAGTTTCAGATTCGCCTAAAAAATCACCTTTAGCTGTGTAAAGTGTCAGGTCGTTGTACAAAATTTGATCGAACTGGCCACTTTCGTAGATGGTGGACAGAgttcttctggaaaaatataagaaataCAGTGAGACGTTTGAAGGTGcattctggccttcctcattgaatttttcgcgctccattgacaatcgcctgccggacaagtCGTGGGAAATTTGTgcactccacacggacaaatacatttagtttcgACACGcgacgcgccgtaaatctaccccagatatggctgagccaaaatggccgagttcggcaaactcttccatttcaacttatgagggaagccagaagtCCGTGCGCATAGCATCTAGCTAAAGAGTACCTCCAAACCGAAATCTGCTCATTGACAAGAACCAAGTTGACATAtccaaatttatatttcaaagttattgtatacgttttctgtaaaaatcaaCTTGTCGAACGAAAACCCATCAAGCTTCAACTCACATTAATATCGGCGCGGGAAAATCCAAAACACGAAGTTTTCATTCTCAACGCGTCATGAACATTGAACGAGTAGCCAGTGCAATTGGTCTCATACACCAAAAGAATATCATCCGGAGTCAGTACAATGACTCGTTTCCGGCTGAGCATTGGTTGTTTCACACGGAAAATGGTGGATCTCTTGGTGAAGAAGGTGTTGATGTAGTCTTTGAGCAGGGCATTCGAGTCATCC of Caenorhabditis elegans chromosome II contains these proteins:
- the arp-1 gene encoding Actin (Confirmed by transcript evidence), giving the protein MDYDVIANQPVVIDNGSGVIKAGFAGEQQPKVRFANFVGRPKYHRVMAGGLDGDIFIGPKAESNRGLFSIEYPMEHGIVNNWSDMEKIWEYIFGQDQLKIFPEEHPVLLTDAPLNPLKNRERSAEIFFETFNVPALYIQMQAVLSLYATGRTTGVVLDSGDGVTHAVPIVKGFAMKHAIQRMDLAGRDVTEYLRVLLRREGYEFHRSNEFEIVREMKENACYLALDPTKVENNSVKSSYALPDTTKIEISNSLFRAPEVLFKPDLIGTEWPGMAHVVNQSIMKCDVDLRQTLYSNIVLSGGTTLFKGFGDRLLGEMRKIAPADGKIRISASQERNSLTWIGGSIVASLDTFRKMWLGKKEYEDMGASAMHKRFF
- the arp-1 gene encoding Actin (Confirmed by transcript evidence) gives rise to the protein MDLAGRDVTEYLRVLLRREGYEFHRSNEFEIVREMKENACYLALDPTKVENNSVKSSYALPDTTKIEISNSLFRAPEVLFKPDLIGTEWPGMAHVVNQSIMKCDVDLRQTLYSNIVLSGGTTLFKGFGDRLLGEMRKIAPADGKIRISASQERNSLTWIGGSIVASLDTFRKMWLGKKEYEDMGASAMHKRFF
- the Y53F4B.23 gene encoding Neuropeptide-Like Protein (Confirmed by transcript evidence); this translates as MKISLIFIAFIAICSSTTVYKVRKVIRRAEARHSAADDDLDMAAAELVFKEQSSLNSGADRIEGPPRKLPFGTEHAAEKASEHTGAPSAEPTFSDLQKTQLEDIKNDENALALKSSMVGKGTEESDAPFAHGVNDGETSKVLAWQRPLASHGRQVAYDFHVNPEYPQFAPRAHGLVGIPDGWNLDRTIDEEFKSGFRNVNFRRRRH
- the Y53F4B.62 gene encoding F-box domain-containing protein (Confirmed by transcript evidence) → MLSKPETPYKPFPLFKLPMVAANEVMLCMPIVDIYNFSTVNSKTKGLVKTFTSQKLRYILEIRVDLFQDSCIEINHRKVGLWQIEIKSSEETDQDNYVDGITWNLFVPDVLASCMFQTDYITELFNTPITSFYFDISVFKSQNQLIIDWLLSRQNTIQDYAIVGEELVTDDFLAIWHRIPVVTKYLELHLIVMPSFQCDIAIKQQELCVCNAEWFTLDSLLKADCSRIFLDGSELTSIELNRFLRSWLLSESNRNLKSFEIRTNENILLEQVLDLPIEATDENELEERPIINLMRDSQMELTIKRNDGRKAVLSTFFNNFFQKFDFLMNVN
- the Y53F4B.62 gene encoding F-box domain-containing protein (Confirmed by transcript evidence) encodes the protein MLSKPETPYKPFPLFKLPMVAANEVMLCMPIVDIPIINLMRDSQMELTIKRNDGRKAVLSTFFNNFFQKFDFLMNVN